A single window of Melospiza georgiana isolate bMelGeo1 chromosome 6, bMelGeo1.pri, whole genome shotgun sequence DNA harbors:
- the LDHA gene encoding L-lactate dehydrogenase A chain translates to MSLKDQLIHTVAKQESHAENKISVVGVGAVGMACAISILMKDLADELALVDVVEDKLRGEMLDLQHGSLFLKTPKIVSGKDYSVTAHSKLVIVTAGARQQEGESRLNLVQRNVNIFKFIIPNVVKYSPDCKLLIVSNPVDILTYVAWKISGFPKNRVIGSGCNLDSARFRHLMGERLGIHPLSCHGWIVGEHGDSSVPVWSGVNIAGVSLKALHPDLGTDGDKEHWKDVHKQVVDSAYEVIKLKGYTSWAIGLSVGDLAESIMKNLRRVHPISTIVKGLHGIKEDVFLSVPCVLGSNGITDVVKMILKPEEEDKLRKSADTLWAIQKELQF, encoded by the exons ATGTCTCTCAAGGATCAGCTCATCCACACTGTCGCCAAACAGGAGAGCCATGCTGAAAACAAGATCAGCGTGGTTGGCGTGGGTGCAGTGGGAATGGCCTGTGCCATCAGCATCCTCATGAAG GACTTGGCTGATGAGCTTGCCCTTGTTGATGTGGTGGAGGACAAGCTCAGAGGAGAGATGCTGGATCTCCAGCATGGCAGCCTCTTCCTTAAAACTCCAAAGATCGTCTCTGGCAAAG ATTACAGTGTGACTGCACACTCCAAGCTGGTCATTGTCACTGCTGGTGCCCGGCAGCAAGAAGGAGAGAGCCGCCTTAACCTGGTCCAGCGCAACGTGAATATCTTCAAATTCATCATTCCCAACGTTGTTAAATACAGTCCTGACTGCAAGCTGCTTATTGTCTCAAACCCAG TGGATATTCTGACCTATGTGGCCTGGAAGATCAGTGGCTTCCCCAAAAACCGTGTCATTGGGAGCGGCTGCAATCTGGACTCTGCCCGTTTCCGCCACCTCATGGGAGAAAGGCTGGGCATCCACCCCCTGAGCTGCCACGGATGGATCGTTGGAGAGCACGGAGATTCCAGTG TGCCTGTCTGGAGTGGAGTGAACATTGCTGGCGTCTCTCTGAAGGCTCTTCATCCAGACTTGGGAACTGATGGAGACAAGGAACACTGGAAGGACGTCCATAAGCAGGTTGTGGACAG TGCCTATGAGGTGATCAAACTGAAGGGGTACACGTCCTGGGCTATTGGCCTTTCTGTGGGAGACCTAGCTGAAAGTATTATGAAGAATTTGAGAAGAGTCCACCCCATCTCTACCATTGTTAAG GGCTTGCATGGAATAAAAGAAGATGTCTTCCTAAGTGTTCCTTGTGTACTGGGCAGTAATGGCATCACTGATGTAGTAAAGATGATCCTAAAACCTGAGGAAGAGGACAAATTAAGGAAGAGTGCAGACACACTGTGGGCAATCCAGAAGGAACTACAGTTTTAA